The Ornithodoros turicata isolate Travis chromosome 9, ASM3712646v1, whole genome shotgun sequence genome includes a region encoding these proteins:
- the LOC135368789 gene encoding spectrin alpha chain-like isoform X2, translated as MDVQPKDIKVLETVEDIQDRRDQVLGRYTQFKSEARHKRDRLEESRRFQYFKRDADELESWIHEKLQAASDESYKDPTNLQAKIQKHQAFEAEVAAHSNAIVVLDNTGMEMIGYGHFASESIKQRLDELHRLWELLLSKLADKGLRLQQALVLVQFQRHCDEVMFWINDKETFVMTDEFGQDLEHVEVLQRKFDEFQKDMASQEFRVTEVNEQAEKLINDQHPERDTIRRRREDLNDAWQKLKSLTLLRQERLFGAHEIQRFNRDADETITWITEKDVVLSSDDYGRDLVSVQTLQRKHEGIERDLAALEDKVMTLGQEADRLCNIHSDHRDQIRGKHAEIVGAWEMLKAKAQERRRRLDESYLLHRFLADFRDLVFWIQDELAIISADELAKDVAGAEALLERHQEHKGEIDAREDSFRATNDAGQLLLDQNHYAADEVKEKLTTLANKKATLLQLWEERRILYEQCMDLQLFYRDTEQADTWMAKQEAFLANQDLGDSPDSVEALLKKHEDFGKSLTAQEEKIKALEEFATKLIEGQHYAADDVAQRRAALLERRNALLARSDARHAMLEESYRLQQFERDCDETKGWINEKLKTATDESYLDPTNLNGKVQKHQNFIQELNANRSRVEDITSTGQELIEARHYASDRIGERMEEILNLWQTLNEAAETKGTKLNEASAQQQFNRGVEDIELWLSEIEGQLMSEDYGKDLTNVNNLLKKHALLEADVTSHSDRIDGVMIQAQQFVEKGHFDAPAIAAKKAALVERYNGLQGPMEARKQKLHDAMRVQQLFRDIEDEEAWIREKEPIAASTNRGRDLIGVQNLIKKHQAVLAEINNHEVRVRGVCQSGETMVADGHFAQDEIKKRITNLSDKWQQLKDKALQRKTDLEDSLQAHQYFADANEAESWMKEKEPVVGSQDYGKDEDSAEALLKKHEALMADLEAFGNSVDALREQAQSCRQQEAPVVDQAGKEFVMALYDYTEKSPREVSMKKNDVLTLLNSNNKDWWKVEVNDRQGFVPAAYVKKMEAGLSASQQHLAEGNSIGARQAQIEAQYGNLMDLGQGRVDKLTESLRAYQLVREAAELAQWIKDKEQVAQVQEVGEDLEQVEVLQKKFDDFMSDLKGNEVRLGEMNNIANKLMSLGQTEAAVKIQTQIEDLNQKWQHLNEVTQERAQQLGSAHEVQRFQRDVDETKDWITEKDDALAADDCGHDLRSVQTLQRKHEGLERDLAALGDRIHQLDDTAGRLVNTHPESSETTITKQKEIIQEWTRLTTKAKARKEKLLDSYDLQRFLADYRDLTSWINSMMALVSSDELASDVTGAEALLERHLEHRTEIDARAGTFQAFEMFGQQLLQNGHYASAEIQDKLDKMTEARKELEKAWIARRVKVDQCLDLQLFYRDCEQAENWMASREAFLGSEDMGGDNVEALIKKHEDFDKAINAQEEKIAALAALADKLVSSDHYAGDDIKEKKDQVLDRWKHLKEALIEKRSRLGESQTLQQFSRDADEIENWIAEKLQMAVDESYKDPANIQSKHKKHQAFEAELAANADRIQAVLAMGQNLIDKRQCAGSEDAVQSRLGSIADQWEHLTTKSSEKSMKLKEANKQRTFNAAVKDIDFWLGEVESLLKSEDSGKDLASVQNLMKKHQLVEADILAHEDRVRDLNSLADSLVESGQFHAPAIQEKRSSINERYERVRTLAAYRRSRLNEANTLHQFFRDIADEESWIKEKKLLVSSDDYGRDLAGVQNLRKKHKRLESELGAHEPAVQAVQEAGHKLMAESNLGVPEIEQRLQALELTWQELKQMAGDRGHKLDESLVYQQFLAKVEEEEAWISEKQQLLSDEDYGDTMAAVQGLLKKHEAFEADFAVHRERCGDIVTAGQGLVSEGNHHKDSIKQRLDQLTARLDALEASASRRKTKLQDNSAYLQFMWKADVVESWIADKEPHVRSEDFGRDLSSVQTLLTKQETFDAGLAAFEQEGIQSITQLRDQLVAAKHDQTPAIMKRHDDVLTRWNNLLAPSEARKLRLLHMLDQFKQIEDLFLIFAKKASAFNSWFENAEEDLTDPVRCNSVEEIRALREAHAQFQHSLSSARTDFEALASLDKQIKSFNVGPNPYTWFTMEALEDTWRNLQKIIQERDVELAKEAQRQEENDRLRLEFAKHANALHEWLTDTRMWLLDGSGTLEDQLEATKRKAAEVRAKRADLKHIEDLGAQLEEHLILDNRYTEHSTVGLAQQWDQLDQLGMRMQHNLEQQIQARNQSGVTEDSLKEFSMMFKHFDKDKSGKLNQVEFKSCLRALGYDLPMVEEGQPDPEFDAILDMVDPNRDGHVSLQEYMAFMISRETENVRSSEEIENAFRAITSGDRPYVTADELYANLTKEMADYCVSRMKPYIDPKSGRSIQGAYDYIEFTQTLFQN; from the exons ATGGATGTCCAACCAAAGGACATCAAGGTCCTGGAGACTGTGGAGGACATCCAGGACAGACGTGACCAAGTCTTGGGCCGGTACACACAGTTCAAATCTGAGGCTCGTCATAAACGGGATCGCCTGGAAGAGTCGCGACGTTTCCAGTATTTCAAACGAGATGCGGACGAACTGGAATCTTGGATCCATGAGAAGTTGCAGGCTGCGTCAGATGAGAGCTACAAAGATCCCACCAACCTTCAA GCTAAGATACAGAAGCACCAAGCATTTGAAGCTGAAGTGGCAGCACACAGCAATGCCATTGTTGTGCTGGACAACACTGGAATGGAaatgattggctacggccactTTGCTTCTGAAAGTATTAAG CAAAGACTGGATGAGCTTCACCGTTTGTGGGAGCTCCTGCTGAGCAAGCTGGCTGACAAAGGTCTGAGATTGCAACAGGCACTTGTCCTGGTCCAGTTTCAGCGCCATTGCGATGAAGTCATGTTCTGGATCAACGACAAG GAGACTTTCGTCATGACAGACGAGTTTGGTCAGGACCTGGAACACGTGGAGGTGCTTCAGCGCAAGTTTGATGAGTTCCAGAAG GACATGGCAAGTCAAGAGTTCAGGGTGACCGAAGTTAACGAACAAGCGGAAAAACTCATCAACGATCAACACCCAGAGCGCGACACAATCCGAAGAAGGCGTGAGGACCTGAATGACGCATGGCAAAAGCTGAAGTCACTGACGTTGCTGCGGCAGGAACGTCTGTTTGGCGCTCACGAGATCCAGCGGTTCAACAG GGATGCTGATGAAACCATCACGTGGATCACTGAGAAAGACGTGGTGCTGTCTTCAGATGATTACGGCCGGGACCTAGTGAGTGTGCAGACGCTCCAGCGCAAGCACGAAGGCATCGAGCGTGACCTTGCTGCGCTTGAAGACAAG GTGATGACCCTAGGACAGGAAGCTGACCGCCTGTGCAACATTCACAGCGACCACAGAGATCAAATTAGAGGAAAGCACGCAGAGATTGTTGGTGCATGGGAAATGTTAAAAGCAAAG GCTCAGGAGCGACGTCGTAGACTGGACGAGTCTTACCTTCTTCACCGTTTCCTTGCGGATTTCCGCGACCTCGTCTTTTGGATTCAAGACGAGCTAGCTATTATCTCTGCCGACGAGCTGGCTAAAGACGTAGCTGGGGCAGAAGCCTTACTGGAACGCCACCAGGAGCACAAG GGGGAAATCGACGCCCGCGAAGACAGCTTCCGGGCCACAAACGATGCTGGGCAGTTGCTCCTGGATCAGAACCATTATGCCGCGGATGAAGTCAAAGAAAAG ctgaCAACGCTTGCCAACAAGAAAGCCACCTTGCTTCAGCTCTGGGAAGAGCGCCGCATCCTGTACGAGCAGTGCATGGACCTGCAGCTCTTCTACCGCGACACTGAACAGGCGGACACGTGGATGGCAAAGCAGGAGGCGTTCCTGGCGAACCAAGACCTGGGTGACTCACCGGACTCTGTTGAGGCCCTGTTGAAGAAGCATGAAGATTTTGGAAAATCTCTTACTGCGCAAGAGGAGAAAATCAAG GCACTCGAAGAATTTGCAACTAAGCTCATTGAAGGTCAGCACTATGCAGCTGATGATGTTGCACAAAGGAGGGCAGCG CTCTTGGAAAGAAGGAATGCCCTGTTGGCACGATCGGACGCGCGCCATGCCATGTTGGAGGAGTCTTACCGCCTCCAGCAGTTTGAGAGGGACTGTGATGAGACAAAGGGGTGGATCAATGAGAAGCTGAAGACTGCTACAGATGAGAGTTATCTT GACCCAACCAACTTAAATGGCAAGGTTCAGAAGCACCAGAACTTCATCCAGGAACTCAATGCAAATCGTAGCCGTGTGGAAGACATCACCAGCACAGGGCAGGAGCTCATTGAAGCCAGGCATTACGCATCTGACCGTATTGG TGAACGCATGGAGGAAATTCTGAACCTGTGGCAGACTCTAAATGAAGCGGCAGAGACAAAAGGAACGAAGTTGAACGAAGCTTCAGCGCAACAGCAGTTCAACCGAGGGGTCGAAGATATTGAACTTTGGCTCTCTGAGATCGAAGGGCAACTCATGTCAGAAGACTATGGCAAG gacCTTACGAATGTTAATAACCTGCTCAAGAAACATGCACTTCTAGAAGCTGACGTTACATCTCATTCC GACCGCATTGACGGAGTGATGATTCAGGCCCAGCAATTTGTTGAGAAAGGCCACTTCGATGCACCAGCAATCGCAGCAAAGAAGGCTGCCCTAGTCGAGCGCTACAACGGCTTGCAGGGCCCCATGGAAGCGCGCAAGCAGAAACTGCACGATGCCATGCGTGTGCAGCAGCTCTTCAGGGACATCGAAGACGAAGAGGCCTGGATACGCGAAAAGGAGCCCATAGCTGCATCAACCAACCGAG GTCGTGACTTGATTGGGGTCCAGAACCTCATCAAAAAGCACCAGGCTGTACTGGCCGAGATAAACAACCACGAGGTTAGAGTGCGCGGTGTCTGCCAGTCCGGAGAGACTATGGTTGCAGACGGCCACTTCGCTCAGGATGAAATAAAAAAGCGCATCACCAACCTCAGTGACAAGTGGCAGCAGCTCAAG GATAAAGCGCTGCAACGTAAGACCGACCTAGAAGACTCCCTGCAAGCGCATCAGTACTTTGCCGATGCGAATGAGGCTGAGTCGTGGATGAAGGAGAAGGAACCAGTAGTAGGCAGTCAGGACTACGGCAAGGATGAAGATTCTGCCGAG GCTTTGCTGAAGAAGCATGAAGCACTCATGGCAGACCTGGAAGCCTTTGGAAACTCTGTGGATGCCCTACGTGAACAAGCTCAGTCCTGCCGC CAACAGGAAGCCCCTGTAGTAGATCAGGCTGGCAAGGAGTTTGTGATGGCCCTCTACGATTACACCGAGAAAAGCCCTCGGGAAGTATCCATGAAGAAGAATGATGTTCTCACCCTGCTGAACAGCAACAATAAG GATTGGTGGAAAGTGGAGGTGAACGATCGCCAAGGATTTGTGCCTGCTGCCTATGTGAAGAAGATGGAAGCTGGCCTGTCTGCCAGCCAGCAGCATCTGGCAGAAGGGAACAGCATAGGAGCGCGCCAAGCTCAAATCGAGGCCCAATACGGAAACCTTATGGACCTGGGACAGGGCAGAGTTGATAAGCTTACGGAGTCCCTCAGGGCGTACCAGCTGGTACGAGAGGCAGCCGAGTTGGCACAGTGGATCAAAGACAAG GAACAAGTTGCCCAGGTGCAAGAGGTGGGAGAGGATCTGGAACAGGTCGAAGTACTCCAGAAGAAGTTCGACGACTTCATGTCGGACTTGAAGGGCAACGAAGTGCGTCTGGGTGAAATGAACAACATTGCCAACAAGCTGATGAGCTTGGGACAGACAGAAGCTGCTGTCAAGATTCAGACACAAATTGAG GATCTCAATCAGAAGTGGCAGCATCTTAATGAGGTGACTCAAGAGAGGGCACAGCAGTTGGGCTCTGCCCATGAAGTGCAACGCTTCCAGAGGGACGTGGATGAGACCAAGGATTGGATCACGGAGAAAGATGATGCCCTGGCTGCCGACGACTGTGGCCACGACCTGCGCAGTGTGCAGACGTTACAGCGAAAGCACGAGGGTCTCGAGCGAGACCTGGCTGCTCTCGGAGACAGG ATTCACCAACTGGATGACACTGCTGGCCGTCTGGTGAACACCCATCCTGAATCATCTGAGACAACAATAACAAAGCAGAAAGAAATTATTCAGGAATGGACGCGACTCACAACCAAAGCCAAGGCTCGCAAAGAAAAGCTCCTGGACTCTTACGATCTCCAGCGTTTCCTTGCCGACTACAG AGACCTAACATCATGGATCAACAGCATGATGGCTTTAGTGTCCTCTGATGAGCTGGCTTCTGACGTAACAGGTGCTGAAGCATTACTAGAAAGGCATTTG GAGCACCGCACTGAGATTGATGCACGTGCTGGGACCTTCCAAGCTTTTGAGATGTTCGGACAGCAACTGCTTCAGAATGGTCACTATGCTAGTGCTGAAATCCAAGACAAGCTGGACAAGATGACAGAAGCACGCAAAGAACTGGAGAA GGCGTGGATCGCACGCCGCGTAAAAGTGGACCAGTGCTTGGACCTGCAGCTTTTCTACCGCGACTGTGAGCAGGCGGAGAACTGGATGGCCAGTAGGGAGGCATTTCTGGGCTCTGAAGACATGGGAGGCGATAATGTTGAAGCCCTCATCAAGAAACATGAAGACTTTGATAAGGCGATTAATGCCCAG GAAGAGAAAATAGCTGCCTTAGCAGCTCTCGCAGATAAGCTAGTTTCCTCTGACCACTACGCTGGAGATGAcatcaaggaaaagaaggaTCAGGTGTTGGACAG GTGGAAGCATCTGAAGGAAGCCCTCATTGAGAAGCGCTCCCGTTTGGGTGAGTCTCAGACACTGCAGCAGTTCAGCCGTGATGCCGATGAAATCGAAAACTGGATTGCCGAAAAGCTTCAAATGGCTGTGGATGAGTCTTACAAGGATCCTGCTAATATTCAG AGCAAGCACAAGAAGCATCAGGCCTTTGAAGCCGAGCTGGCAGCCAATGCAGATCGTATCCAGGCTGTGCTAGCTATGGGACAGAATCTTATTGACAAACGCCAGTGCGCTGGCTCTGAGGATGCCGTGCAGTCACGCCTGGGCTCCATTGCCGATCAGTGGGAGCACCTCACAACCAAATCATCAGAGAAGAGCATGAAGCTCAAGGAGGCTAACAAGCAGAGGACTTTCAATGCTGCAGTCAAGGACATAGACTTCTGGCTCGGAGAG GTGGAGTCACTGCTGAAGAGTGAAGACTCTGGCAAGGACCTGGCGTCGGTACAGAACCTGATGAAGAAGCACCAGCTGGTGGAGGCAGACATCCTTGCCCACGAGGACCGCGTGCGGGACCTCAACTCGCTTGCTGACTCGCTGGTGGAGTCCGGGCAGTTCCATGCCCCGGCCATTCAGGAGAAGCGGTCCTCCATCAACGAGCGCTACGAGCGGGTGCGCACGCTGGCTGCCTACCGCCGGTCTCGTCTCAACGAAGCCAACACGCTGCACCAGTTCTTCAGGGACATTGCGGATGAGGAATCCTGGATTAA GGAGAAGAAGCTGCTGGTGAGTTCCGACGACTATGGACGTGACCTCGCTGGAGTGCAGAACCTGCGCAAGAAACACAAGCGTCTGGAATCCGAGCTCGGTGCCCACGAACCGGCAGTGCAGGCAGTTCAAGAAGCTGGGCACAAACTAATGGCTGAGTCTAATCTTGGAGTCCCTGAAATTGAGCAACGTCTCCAGGCACTCGAGCTCACCTGGCAGGAGCTCAAGCAG ATGGCTGGTGACCGTGGTCACAAGCTAGATGAGTCCCTGGTGTACCAGCAGTTCTTAGCCAAAGTTGAAGAGGAAGAGGCCTGGATATCAGAAAAGCAGCAGTTGCTGTCCGACGAAGATTATGGCGACACCATGGCAGCTGTGCAA GGCCTCCTCAAAAAGCACGAGGCTTTTGAAGCCGACTTTGCGGTGCACAGGGAACGCTGCGGAGACATTGTGACAGCGGGACAGGGCTTGGTGTCTGAAGGAAATCACCACAAAGACAGCATCAAGCAGCGCCTTGACCAACTGACGGCACGGCTGGATGCCCTGGAGGCCAGTGCTTCACGCCGTAAGACAAAACTGCAGGACAACTCTGCTTACCTTCAGTTCATGTGGAAGGCCGACGTTGTCGAGAGTTGGATCG CTGACAAAGAGCCTCATGTGCGATCTGAGGACTTTGGCAGAGATCTGTCATCCGTGCAGACCCTGCTGACCAAGCAG GAAACCTTTGATGCTGGCCTGGCAGCCTTTGAGCAGGAGGGAATACAGAGCATCACTCAGCTCAGGGATCAATTGGTAGCTGCCAAACATGATCAGACACCTGCTATTATGAAGAGACATGATGATGTGCTGACAAG ATGGAACAACCTCCTTGCCCCCTCGGAAGCACGCAAATTGAGACTTCTGCACATGCTGGATCAGTTCAAGCAG ATTGAAGACCTCTTCTTGATATTTGCCAAAAAAGCGTCTGCATTCAACAGCTGGTTCGAAAATGCGGAGGAGGATCTCACAGATCCAGTGCGCTGTAACTCTGTGGAAGAGATCCGCGCGTTGCGGGAGGCCCACGCTCAGTTCCAGCATTCCCTGAGCTCTGCCAGGACCGACTTCGAAGCCTTGGCTTCCCTGGACAAGCAGATAAAGAGCTTCAACGTGGGCCCCAACCCCTACACCTGGTTCACCATGGAAGCTCTCGAGGACACCTGGCGCAACCTGCAGAAGATTATTCAG GAACGAGATGTCGAACTGGCCAAAGAAGCCCAACGCCAAGAAGAGAACGACCGCCTCCGCTTGGAGTTTGCAAAACATGCCAATGCTTTGCATGAATGGCTGACAGATACAAG GATGTGGCTCCTAGATGG GTCTGGAACCTTGGAAGATCAGCTGGAAGCCACAAAG CGCAAAGCAGCTGAAGTAAGAGCCAAGAGAGCTGACTTGAAGCACATTGAGGACCTGGGAGCACagctggaagaacaccttatccTTGACAATCGCTACACAGAGCACAGCACTGTGGGACTAGCTCAACAATGGGATCAGTTAGATCAACTGGGTATGCGCATGCAGCATAATCTAGAGCAGCAGATACAAGCCAG AAACCAGAGTGGTGTTACAGAAGATTCTCTCAAGGAGTTCAGCATGATGTTCAA GCACTTTGATAAGGACAAGAGTGGGAAGCTTAACCAAGTGGAATTCAAATCCTGCCTTCGTGCCTTGGGCTATGACCTGCCCATGGTTGAAGAGGGCCAGCCTGACCCAGAGTTCGATGCCATCCTGGACATGGTGGATCCCAACAGAGATGGTCATGTATCCCTGCAAGAATACATGGCCTTCATGATATCACGGGAGACAGAGAACGTTCGCTCCTCGGAAGAGATAGAGAATGCCTTCCGAGCCATCACCTCCGGCGACCGCCCCTATGTCACTGCCGACGAGTTGTACGCG AACCTCACAAAGGAGATGGCAGACTACTGCGTGTCTCGCATGAAACCGTACATTGACCCCAAGAGTGGTCGTTCCATCCAGGGTGCCTACGACTATATAGAATTTACACAGACACTATTCCAGAACTAA